The Sandaracinaceae bacterium DNA segment TCGTCGTGGGCGCCGACGTAGAGGGTGCCGTCGGGCGCGACGACGGGCTGCGCGGTGATGCGCGCGCCGACGTCGTACCGCCACAGCTCCCGCGCGCTCCGCGGGCCCCGGAGGTCGCTGCGCCCCGTGTTCCTGCGTCCGCCGCGATAGAAGCGGAGGGACGGCGCCTCGGCCTCCACGTCCAGCTCCGCCCGCGACGGCCCCTCCACCACGTCCTCGCCGGCTCGAAAGACCGGCGCGTCGTCGAGCTCCCGCGTGCGCCCGTCGTCGCCCTCGGGCTCGAAGTGCAGGTAGATCAGCGCGACGGCGCCGAGCGCGAGCGCCCACATCGCGCCCACCGCGACCACTCGACCGCGCCCGCTGCCCAACGCCATGCGCGCCGCTTAGCAGCGGGGAGAGACGGCGTCGACCGGGTCGCGGGGCCGCTCCTCGACGGCGTCACGGGACCAGTCGCCCGAGGCTCAGGAGGGGGGCGAGGCCGCGTCGACCGGGGTCACGAGCCCGCGGGCCAGGCTCGCCAGGTGGTCCTCGACCGCGTCGCGGCAGGACTCGAGGTCTCCGTGCTCCACGTCCAGGATCATCTTCAGCTCCGGCTCGGAGGCCGCCACGTAGCGGGTGGTCAACGCGAGCAGGGTGTGGATCCGCAGCCTCACCACCTGCGGAGGAACCCCGGATCGGCGGCTGATCGCGGTCGACCAGCGGGTGAGGAAGCTCCCCTGCCGCGTGTTGCGCCACTCGACCGGGAGCGCGCCCAGCTGCCCGACGAGCGTCAGTATGATCCGCATCGCCACCCGGTGCTGACGGGCGACGCCGAAGCCATGGCGGAAGACCGCCTCGAGGGATCCGGCCATGTCGTCGCTCTCTTCGAACGCGGCCAGAAGCCGATCCTCCTCCTCGATCACCACGCTGAAGAACGAGTCGACCAGCGCCTCGAGCAGCCCCTGCTTGCTGTCGAAGTGATAGTTGATGAGGCCGACGCTGACCCCCGCCTCCTCGGCCACCCGCCGCAGCGCCACCCGCGCTGGCCCCAGTCGACGAAAGAGGCTGTCCGCGGCGGACACGATGCGGGTTCGAGTCCGACTATCGCTGTCATCCAGATCGCGCACAGTGGGGCGCGCCGATATTACGCGAATCCTCCCCGGAGATCACCGTCAGGTGGCGGCCGCCACCCCCCCGCCCGCCACCTCCGCCAATTCGCGCTCGTAAGTATGCGGAATCACGTGCGCGGCCTCCGGCACGGGCCGTGCGCAGCAGCTGGGCGGAGGTTTTGCTGATGGAGATGTCCACGATCGAAGGCCCTCGCGAGCGCATGCGTGTGGTCGGCACCGAGCGGCTCAGCGACGCGGAGCTGCTCGCGCTCTTGCTCGGGACGGGGGCCCGCGCCGAGCCGGTGTCCGTGCTCGCGAGCCGGATCCTGCACGAGCTGGGCGGGATCGCGGGCCTGCGGCGCATCGGGGCGGGGGCGCTCGAGCAGCTCGCGGGGGTGGGGCCGACCAAGGCGTCACGCATCGTCGCGGCGATCGAGCTCGGCCGGCGGGTGGCGACGCGGCCCCTGCCCCGGGGCGAGCGCATCGGGTCGAGCCGGGACGTGGACGCCGCGCTCCGGCCGCGGCTGGCCGACGCGGACGCCGAGCGCTTCGTCGCCATCGCGCTCGACGCCAAGAACCGCCCGGTGGCGGAGGTGGAGGTGGCGCGCGGCGGGCTGAGCGCGTGCCCCGTCTCCCCGAGCGACGTCTTCCGCTCCCTGATCAAGGAGGCGGCGGCGGGCGTGGTCTTCGTGCACAACCACCCGAGCGGCGAGCCGAGCCCGAGCGCGGAGGACGTGGAGCTGACCGAGCGGCTGCGGGCGGCGGGGGAGCTGCTCGGGGTGCGCGTCCTCGACCACGTCATCATCGGGCGCGAGGGCTATTTCAGCTTCCTGGACGCGGGCTTGCTGGCCCCGACGCGTTGATCACGACGCCGGCTTGACAGGGCCCCGACCCCGATG contains these protein-coding regions:
- a CDS encoding TetR family transcriptional regulator, whose amino-acid sequence is MSAADSLFRRLGPARVALRRVAEEAGVSVGLINYHFDSKQGLLEALVDSFFSVVIEEEDRLLAAFEESDDMAGSLEAVFRHGFGVARQHRVAMRIILTLVGQLGALPVEWRNTRQGSFLTRWSTAISRRSGVPPQVVRLRIHTLLALTTRYVAASEPELKMILDVEHGDLESCRDAVEDHLASLARGLVTPVDAASPPS
- the radC gene encoding DNA repair protein RadC, coding for MEMSTIEGPRERMRVVGTERLSDAELLALLLGTGARAEPVSVLASRILHELGGIAGLRRIGAGALEQLAGVGPTKASRIVAAIELGRRVATRPLPRGERIGSSRDVDAALRPRLADADAERFVAIALDAKNRPVAEVEVARGGLSACPVSPSDVFRSLIKEAAAGVVFVHNHPSGEPSPSAEDVELTERLRAAGELLGVRVLDHVIIGREGYFSFLDAGLLAPTR